The following are from one region of the Hymenobacter sp. YIM 151858-1 genome:
- a CDS encoding immunity 50 family protein — protein MMESEIRAIRRIINNEVVFRHFGYWPDFLDSEITKVTFETHPTGRYSVTFVIAAFEITKEKDESGFYNHRHTKHCDVELQLIGIKELKFDSFSSQNVILDLEFGECRGNIECVVNASTGLEFAIVAEEAFVLSLTPTKR, from the coding sequence ATGATGGAAAGCGAAATAAGAGCCATCCGCCGCATAATAAACAATGAAGTTGTTTTCCGGCATTTTGGTTATTGGCCGGATTTCCTTGACTCTGAAATTACCAAAGTGACTTTTGAAACTCATCCAACCGGGCGGTACTCAGTCACTTTTGTAATAGCAGCCTTTGAAATAACGAAGGAGAAAGATGAAAGTGGTTTCTACAATCACAGGCATACAAAACATTGTGATGTTGAACTTCAACTCATAGGCATTAAAGAATTGAAGTTTGATTCTTTCAGTTCTCAAAATGTCATTCTCGATTTAGAGTTCGGAGAGTGCAGAGGCAATATCGAGTGTGTAGTAAATGCTTCTACCGGATTAGAATTCGCAATAGTAGCTGAAGAGGCATTTGTGTTAAGCCTAACCCCAACGAAGCGGTAG
- the purE gene encoding 5-(carboxyamino)imidazole ribonucleotide mutase, producing MSTSSPSNAPKPLVGVVMGSSSDWSTMQHAVQILTQFGVAHEARVVSAHRMPDDLFAYAEQAGPRGLRAIIAGAGGAAHLPGMMAAKTTVPVLGVPVASRHLQGVDSLHSIVQMPKGVPVATFAIGDAGAANAALFAVSMLALHNADLAAKLQAFRTEQTAAARAMELPL from the coding sequence ATGAGTACTTCTTCTCCTTCTAATGCTCCTAAGCCCCTGGTGGGCGTGGTAATGGGCTCCAGCAGCGACTGGAGCACCATGCAGCACGCCGTGCAGATTCTCACGCAGTTTGGCGTGGCCCACGAAGCGCGCGTGGTGTCGGCCCACCGCATGCCCGACGACCTCTTTGCCTACGCCGAACAGGCCGGGCCGCGGGGCCTACGGGCCATCATTGCCGGGGCCGGGGGCGCCGCCCACTTGCCGGGCATGATGGCCGCCAAAACCACCGTGCCCGTGCTGGGCGTACCGGTGGCCAGCCGCCACCTGCAGGGCGTCGACTCGCTGCACAGCATCGTGCAAATGCCCAAGGGCGTGCCGGTGGCCACGTTTGCCATCGGCGACGCCGGGGCCGCCAACGCCGCCCTGTTCGCCGTGAGCATGCTGGCCCTGCACAACGCAGACCTGGCGGCCAAGCTGCAGGCGTTTCGCACGGAACAAACCGCGGCCGCCCGCGCCATGGAACTGCCCCTATGA
- a CDS encoding DoxX family protein has product MSLPPTSRLQRLGLLGLSALFVTAGIFHFAKPRPFERIVPPQLPAPEALVAISGAAEIGLGLLLLPRATRRSAAWGLVALLVAVFPANIYMARLPGGGLGLPQWMLWARLPLQGVLVAWAWWYTRPQKVLDLGDNR; this is encoded by the coding sequence ATGAGCCTACCTCCTACCTCCCGCCTCCAGCGCCTGGGCCTGCTGGGCTTATCGGCCCTGTTTGTTACTGCGGGCATCTTCCATTTTGCCAAACCCCGGCCTTTCGAGCGCATCGTGCCGCCGCAGCTGCCCGCCCCGGAGGCGCTGGTGGCCATCAGCGGCGCGGCCGAAATTGGGTTGGGTTTGCTGCTGCTGCCGCGGGCCACCAGGCGGTCGGCGGCCTGGGGGCTGGTGGCGCTGCTGGTGGCGGTGTTTCCGGCCAACATTTACATGGCCCGCCTGCCCGGCGGCGGCCTGGGCCTGCCGCAATGGATGCTGTGGGCGCGCCTGCCGCTGCAGGGCGTGCTGGTGGCCTGGGCCTGGTGGTACACACGCCCCCAGAAAGTTCTGGACCTAGGGGATAATCGGTAG
- a CDS encoding 5-(carboxyamino)imidazole ribonucleotide synthase: MSATADVATMTPILPGSLGAKGRMATLGVMGGGQLGRMFVHAAQRLGYLTAVLDPDAQSPAGLVSHHHIRTGYNDPAGLAQLTNLCQAITTEFENVPAQALQTLAQARPVAPGAAVVGIAQNRIEEKAHFAACAAISGVSCAPYAAIETPAQLQAVQDERADLLPGILKTARMGYDGKGQVRVSTAAELAAAWAELGSVACVLEKMLPLRAECSVLVARGWDGQVVSFAPQRNVHVAGILAVTHAYEGALPDALAERAREASVAIAQHLGYVGVLCVEFFVVDDGSAHGGLVVNEMAPRPHNSGHYTLDACDVSQFDLQVRAMAGLPLPRPRQHSPAIMLNLLGDVWFDSNGERREPDWQAVLRLPGTHLNLYGKSEARLGRKMGHLTITGPDVASVQTVARRAAELLGLPGLNGI, encoded by the coding sequence ATGAGCGCCACTGCCGACGTTGCGACGATGACCCCGATTTTGCCGGGCAGCCTAGGTGCCAAGGGCCGAATGGCTACCCTGGGGGTAATGGGCGGCGGGCAGTTGGGCCGCATGTTTGTGCACGCCGCCCAACGCCTGGGTTACCTTACCGCCGTGCTCGACCCGGACGCGCAAAGCCCCGCCGGCCTGGTGAGCCACCACCACATCCGAACCGGTTACAACGACCCGGCCGGGCTGGCGCAGCTAACCAACCTTTGCCAAGCCATTACCACCGAGTTTGAGAACGTGCCCGCCCAGGCTCTGCAAACGCTGGCCCAAGCCCGCCCCGTGGCACCGGGCGCGGCGGTGGTGGGCATTGCCCAAAACCGCATCGAGGAAAAAGCCCACTTCGCGGCCTGCGCCGCTATTTCGGGGGTAAGCTGCGCGCCCTACGCCGCGATTGAAACGCCGGCCCAGCTGCAGGCCGTCCAGGATGAGCGGGCGGATCTGCTACCCGGTATCCTGAAAACCGCCCGCATGGGCTACGATGGCAAGGGTCAGGTGCGCGTAAGCACCGCCGCCGAGTTGGCGGCCGCCTGGGCGGAGCTGGGTAGCGTGGCCTGCGTGCTGGAAAAAATGCTGCCGCTCAGGGCCGAGTGCTCGGTGCTGGTGGCACGCGGCTGGGACGGGCAGGTCGTCAGCTTCGCGCCGCAGCGCAACGTTCACGTGGCGGGCATTTTGGCCGTGACCCACGCCTACGAGGGTGCTTTGCCCGACGCCCTGGCCGAGCGGGCCCGCGAAGCGTCAGTGGCCATTGCGCAGCACCTCGGTTACGTGGGGGTGCTGTGCGTCGAGTTTTTCGTGGTGGACGACGGCAGCGCGCACGGCGGCCTGGTGGTCAACGAAATGGCCCCGCGCCCGCACAACAGCGGCCACTACACCCTGGATGCCTGCGACGTGTCGCAGTTCGACCTGCAGGTTCGGGCCATGGCGGGCTTGCCCTTGCCCAGGCCGCGTCAGCATTCCCCGGCCATCATGCTCAACTTGCTAGGTGACGTGTGGTTTGATAGCAACGGCGAGCGGCGTGAGCCGGATTGGCAAGCCGTGCTGCGCCTGCCGGGCACGCACCTGAACCTGTACGGCAAATCGGAGGCGCGCCTAGGTCGCAAAATGGGCCATCTGACCATCACCGGGCCCGATGTAGCGAGTGTGCAAACCGTAGCGCGTCGTGCCGCGGAGTTGCTCGGCTTGCCGGGGCTCAACGGTATCTAA
- the recQ gene encoding DNA helicase RecQ codes for MLFATEPLAPSLDSARRVLKQYYGYDSFRPMQQDIIKSILGGRDTVVLMPTGGGKSVCFQVPAMVQEGVCVVVSPLIALMKDQVEALKANGITAACINSSIGQAEQNSIGKACHAGALKLLYVSPEKLLSEGFLSFLKRIRVSMFAIDEAHCISSWGHDFRPEYTQLRVLREQFPDTPIIALTATADRLTQRDIQQQLRLNDPQVFLSSFDRPNLSLNVRPGQDRVNGIINYVKQRPTEPGIVYCLSRKQCETLAGKLKEKGFRAGFYHAGMTDRSRSEVQEQFLRDDLQIICATVAFGMGIDKSNVRWVIHYNLPKNIEGYYQEIGRAGRDGAPAEAVLFYSYADVAQLRDMITKDADPRLAQLNTTKLERMQQFAEAASCRRRILLAYFGEVLDKDCGNCDICRNPPVTFDGTELAQKALSAVARTREQAPLTLIADVLLGRRNQAVISRGYDQIKTFGAGANLSFLDWQSYLHQLLNDGLLYIAYEQGYALKLTDLGWQVLKGERKQQLKQFQLAEKAEKAPKGRAAKAAAAGPRLVSVTDDLFDRLRQLRKRIADQQGVPPYVVFSDTTLQEMAIERPRTRTAMLAISGVGMKKFETYGEQFIQLINEQAGAPSPDDLPDLGDEEVPAAKKRPAPGSTFLDSWKLHRQGLSVEQVAEQRGLSPSTVKSHLETLYEKGYQLRTEEFLTMDDFAQIKMAVQELGPELRLRDLFDHLRERYDYFQLRIALIYDKRMRGELPSQPAEA; via the coding sequence ATGTTATTTGCTACCGAACCCCTCGCACCTTCGCTCGATTCGGCGCGCCGCGTACTGAAGCAGTACTACGGCTACGACTCGTTCCGGCCCATGCAGCAGGACATCATCAAGTCCATCTTGGGTGGGCGCGATACCGTTGTGCTCATGCCCACGGGCGGGGGCAAATCGGTGTGCTTTCAGGTGCCGGCCATGGTGCAGGAGGGCGTGTGCGTGGTGGTGTCGCCGCTGATTGCCCTGATGAAAGACCAGGTGGAGGCCCTGAAAGCCAACGGTATTACGGCCGCCTGCATCAACAGCAGCATTGGGCAAGCCGAGCAGAACAGCATCGGCAAAGCCTGCCACGCCGGCGCACTTAAGCTGCTGTACGTATCGCCCGAAAAGCTGCTGTCGGAAGGCTTTTTGTCGTTTCTGAAGCGCATTCGGGTAAGCATGTTTGCCATCGACGAAGCGCACTGCATTTCGTCGTGGGGCCACGACTTCCGGCCCGAGTACACCCAGCTGCGGGTGCTGCGCGAGCAGTTTCCCGATACGCCCATCATTGCCCTTACGGCCACGGCCGACCGCCTCACGCAGCGCGACATTCAGCAGCAACTGCGCCTGAACGACCCGCAGGTGTTCCTTTCGTCGTTCGATAGGCCCAACCTGTCGCTGAACGTGCGCCCGGGCCAGGACCGCGTAAACGGCATCATCAACTACGTGAAGCAGCGGCCCACCGAGCCGGGCATCGTGTATTGCCTCTCGCGCAAGCAGTGCGAAACCCTGGCCGGTAAGCTGAAGGAGAAAGGCTTCCGGGCGGGTTTCTACCACGCCGGCATGACGGACCGTTCGCGCTCCGAGGTGCAGGAGCAGTTCCTGCGCGACGACCTGCAGATTATTTGCGCCACGGTGGCCTTCGGCATGGGCATCGACAAGAGCAACGTGCGCTGGGTTATTCACTACAACCTGCCCAAAAACATCGAGGGCTACTACCAGGAAATCGGCCGGGCCGGCCGCGACGGTGCCCCCGCCGAGGCCGTGCTGTTCTACAGCTACGCCGACGTGGCCCAGCTGCGCGACATGATTACCAAGGACGCCGACCCGCGCCTGGCCCAGCTGAACACCACCAAGCTCGAGCGCATGCAGCAGTTTGCCGAGGCCGCCTCGTGCCGCCGCCGCATTTTGCTGGCGTACTTCGGCGAAGTGCTCGACAAAGACTGCGGCAACTGCGACATCTGCCGCAACCCGCCCGTTACCTTCGATGGTACCGAGCTGGCCCAGAAAGCCCTTTCGGCCGTGGCGCGCACCCGCGAGCAAGCCCCGCTCACGCTTATTGCCGACGTGCTCCTGGGCCGCCGCAACCAAGCGGTTATCAGCCGCGGCTACGACCAGATCAAGACCTTCGGGGCCGGCGCCAACCTTTCGTTTTTGGACTGGCAGAGTTACCTGCACCAGCTCCTCAACGACGGGCTGCTGTACATTGCCTACGAGCAAGGCTACGCCCTGAAGCTCACCGACCTGGGTTGGCAGGTGCTGAAGGGCGAGCGGAAGCAGCAGCTCAAGCAGTTTCAGCTGGCCGAAAAAGCGGAAAAAGCCCCCAAGGGCCGCGCCGCCAAAGCCGCGGCCGCCGGACCGCGCCTCGTGTCGGTTACCGACGACCTGTTCGACCGCCTGCGCCAGCTGCGCAAGCGCATTGCCGATCAGCAGGGCGTGCCGCCGTATGTGGTGTTTTCGGATACCACGCTGCAGGAAATGGCCATTGAGCGGCCGCGCACGCGCACGGCCATGTTGGCCATTTCGGGCGTGGGCATGAAGAAGTTCGAAACCTACGGCGAGCAGTTCATCCAGCTCATCAACGAACAGGCCGGTGCCCCCTCGCCCGACGACCTCCCCGACCTAGGCGACGAAGAAGTGCCCGCTGCCAAAAAGCGCCCCGCACCGGGCAGCACCTTTCTCGATTCGTGGAAGCTGCACCGCCAGGGCCTCAGCGTGGAGCAAGTTGCAGAGCAGCGGGGCCTCTCGCCCAGCACCGTGAAGTCGCACCTCGAAACGCTGTACGAAAAAGGCTACCAGCTGCGCACCGAGGAGTTCCTGACCATGGACGACTTCGCCCAAATCAAAATGGCCGTGCAGGAACTGGGGCCGGAGCTGCGCCTGCGCGACTTGTTCGACCACCTACGCGAGCGGTACGACTACTTCCAGCTGCGCATCGCCCTGATTTACGACAAGCGCATGCGCGGCGAGCTACCCTCGCAACCCGCCGAAGCCTAG